A region of Sphingobium baderi DNA encodes the following proteins:
- a CDS encoding PAS domain-containing sensor histidine kinase, with protein MTASLAGLAIAVIAVVTRWQLGRQIDESVHYFVSLGVAGMVLVALRPDIVVLAGVTLVTLTTLAIVDGWPTVAEQWVALFLFLAAMALLWRNHHRTLSRARDLADGTRMLAAELNLLIDGAEDYAIYMLDAEGRVTIWNGGAERLKGWTEAEMAGQLTDRFYPADVVASGKPTSLLAEAQHRGKIEIDEWQIRKDGSEFLAHISITALKKPDGSLGGFATIVHDITDQRATLSSLRNSEAHLRSILSTVPDAMIVIDEGGTMVSFSTAAERLFGYTQEEVLGSNVSMLMPSPYRERHDGFLERYLRTGERRIIGIGRVVFALRKDGTTFPMELSVGEAAGESQRLFTGFIRDLTDRQRTQERLEQLQSELIHVARVSAMGTMASTLAHELNQPITAVANYLEAVRDLLDQPDPDDLPDIREALTDAAGEAMRAGHIVRRLRDFVARGEVEKTVENLPNLINEAAAFGLMGAGEKSIETRMDIDHEAATVLVDKVQIQQVLVNLIRNAVEAMNARARPVLTIRTGPDQAGFVRVTVSDTGTGMAPEVAAQLFKAFVSTKSDGMGLGLSICRTIVEANGGRIWMEPAEGGGTQFHFTLVRADREQSYGG; from the coding sequence TTGACCGCGTCCCTTGCGGGACTGGCTATCGCCGTCATCGCGGTGGTCACACGATGGCAGCTTGGCCGGCAGATCGACGAGAGCGTTCATTATTTCGTCTCTCTCGGCGTGGCCGGTATGGTGCTCGTGGCGCTCAGGCCGGATATCGTGGTGTTGGCGGGCGTCACGCTCGTTACCCTTACGACGCTCGCAATCGTTGACGGTTGGCCGACCGTGGCAGAACAGTGGGTTGCCCTGTTCCTGTTTCTCGCCGCCATGGCTCTGCTTTGGCGGAATCACCATCGTACTCTCTCACGCGCTCGCGATCTCGCGGACGGGACGAGGATGCTGGCCGCAGAACTGAACCTGCTCATCGATGGGGCGGAAGATTATGCGATCTATATGCTCGATGCTGAAGGACGGGTCACGATCTGGAACGGGGGCGCCGAGCGTCTGAAAGGCTGGACAGAGGCCGAGATGGCCGGCCAGCTTACAGATCGGTTTTATCCGGCCGATGTCGTCGCCAGCGGCAAGCCGACGTCCTTGCTTGCCGAAGCACAACACCGTGGCAAGATCGAGATCGACGAGTGGCAGATTCGTAAGGATGGCAGTGAGTTTCTGGCTCACATTTCCATCACCGCGTTGAAAAAACCCGACGGATCGTTGGGCGGTTTCGCGACAATTGTCCACGACATCACCGACCAGCGAGCAACGCTGAGCTCTCTTCGCAACAGTGAAGCGCATCTTCGTTCGATTTTGTCGACGGTCCCCGATGCAATGATCGTCATCGATGAAGGCGGCACGATGGTGTCGTTCAGCACGGCGGCCGAGCGTTTGTTCGGTTACACTCAGGAGGAAGTCCTGGGTTCCAATGTCAGCATGTTGATGCCCTCGCCTTATCGCGAACGCCATGACGGTTTTCTCGAGCGCTATCTGCGTACAGGAGAGAGGCGCATCATCGGGATCGGACGCGTGGTTTTTGCACTGCGAAAGGATGGGACGACCTTCCCGATGGAGTTGTCGGTTGGAGAAGCGGCCGGCGAGAGCCAGCGGCTGTTCACCGGCTTCATTCGCGATCTGACGGATCGCCAAAGGACACAGGAGCGGCTAGAGCAGCTTCAATCCGAACTGATCCACGTCGCGCGCGTCAGCGCGATGGGGACGATGGCGTCGACGCTCGCCCATGAGCTGAATCAGCCGATCACCGCCGTAGCCAACTATCTCGAAGCGGTCCGGGACCTGCTCGACCAGCCAGATCCCGATGATCTGCCCGACATCCGGGAGGCGCTGACAGACGCCGCGGGGGAAGCGATGCGCGCGGGTCATATCGTGCGCCGTTTGCGTGATTTCGTTGCCAGGGGGGAGGTCGAGAAGACTGTCGAGAACTTGCCCAACCTCATTAACGAAGCGGCTGCCTTCGGCCTGATGGGCGCGGGCGAGAAATCGATCGAAACCCGCATGGACATCGATCACGAAGCTGCGACGGTCCTCGTCGATAAGGTCCAGATCCAGCAGGTCCTCGTGAACTTGATCCGCAATGCGGTCGAGGCCATGAATGCGCGCGCCAGGCCTGTGCTCACCATCCGCACCGGTCCCGACCAGGCGGGTTTTGTGCGTGTCACGGTGTCCGATACCGGCACGGGAATGGCCCCCGAGGTCGCTGCCCAGCTCTTCAAGGCCTTTGTCAGCACCAAGTCGGACGGCATGGGGTTGGGTCTCTCGATTTGTCGAACGATTGTCGAAGCCAATGGCGGGCGCATCTGGATGGAGCCTGCGGAAGGGGGCGGCACGCAATTCCATTTCACACTGGTCAGGGCAGATAGGGAGCAATCTTATGGAGGATAA